ACGCCTCGGCGCCCTCACCCTGCTCCCCAAGCCCACCGGCCCCGGCGCTCCGTCCTTCGACGCCGAGGCGCACCGGCTGGTCACCCTGGCCAAGGCGCTGTCGCAGGTTGCGGTGGTGCGGCGGCGTTGGCCCGCCGTCGACGGCGGCGAACCCCCCACCGCAGGCGGGCCCGACGCCACCGCCCGGAGAGCGCATCTGGGCGGTCGCGTGGACGTGGTGGCGGTTGCCGCCTCCACGGGTGGGCCGGCCGCCCTGTACCGGCTGCTCGAACAGCTCCCCCGGGACACCGACGTCCCCGTGCTGGTGGTGCAGCACATCGCCGAGGGGTTCAGCCAGGGCCTGGTTACGTGGCTCGGTTCGGGGACGGCCCTTCCGGTGAAGCTGGCCGCCCACGGGGAGCCGCTCGCCGGCGGCGTGGTGTACGTGGCCCCGTGCCGGTTCCACCTGGAGGTGGGCCCCCACCGCTCGGTCGTGCTCTCCGACGCCCCGGCGATGGGCGGGTT
This sequence is a window from Acidimicrobiales bacterium. Protein-coding genes within it:
- a CDS encoding chemotaxis protein CheB, coding for MSGARRVRVLVAEDSSTARELLVSLFRDDPGTEVAGEAANGLQAVELTKRLRPDLVVMDIHMPEMDGFEATKRIMIEAPTPVIIVTAAHDPRDVEMSLRAVRLGALTLLPKPTGPGAPSFDAEAHRLVTLAKALSQVAVVRRRWPAVDGGEPPTAGGPDATARRAHLGGRVDVVAVAASTGGPAALYRLLEQLPRDTDVPVLVVQHIAEGFSQGLVTWLGSGTALPVKLAAHGEPLAGGVVYVAPCRFHLEVGPHRSVVLSDAPAMGGFRPSATVLFRSVAAVYGRSAAGVVLTGMGDDGCEGVADLRLG